Genomic DNA from Marinobacter sp. LV10MA510-1:
CTGCACGGTGGAAGTGGAATTATAAACGTGCACAATGGCTTTTTTTGCGCCTTCCAGCGCTTCGTAAGTGCGCTTGATCAGCGCCGGCCGGGCCTGGGTCAGCACCTGAATTTTTACATCGTCAGGAATGCGCCCTTGTTCGATTAGTTTGCGGCAGAAATCAAAGTCCGGCTGGCTGGCTGCGGGAAAACCAATCTCGATTTCCTTGAAGCCCAGCTTTACCAGCAAATCAAACATCCGCTGTTTCTGGCTGACCGACATAGGTTTGACCAGAGCCTGGTTGCCATCCCGTAAATCAACCGCGCACCAGGTGGGCGCCCGCTCAATCACACGATCGGGCCAGCGCCGGTTGGTTTTGGCGATGGGCTTGAAGGCTGCGTATTTTTGATGATCAAAAGCCATACAACGATTTCCTTTTGCGGGTGCGGACTGCCAGTTACAGAACACAAGAGTACACAAAAAGGCGGCGCAGGTGATTGCTAATAAAGACTACAAATCGGATTATAAAGCCATTAAATATTGCTTAAACCGAAATAAGAGGCAGAATATGCTTAATAAATCCGAAACCCTGATTGTACTGGACAAAACCGACCGGAAAATTCTGGACCATCTGCAAAAAGACGGCTCGCTCACTAACCAACAGCTGGCCGACAAAGTCGGGCTATCGCCGTCGCCATGCCTGCGCCGGGTGCGTGCGCTGGAGCAATGTGGCGTGATTGTGCGCACGGCCACCATTCTCAATCACAAGAAGCTGGGACTGGCGCTCACCGCCATCATTCTGATTGGTATGGACCGGCACACCCCAGAGCGTTTTGCGGCGTTTGAGGGGGCCATCAGCGCCTATCCGGAGGTGCTGGAATGCTACCTGATTACCGGCCACGATGCGGACTACATGCTCAAAGTGGTAGTGCCGGACATGGACCATTACCATCACTTTCTGCTGAACCAGATCACCCGCATTGCCGGGGTGAGCGGCGTGCATTCAAGCTTTGTGCTGCGACGGGTTCTGGACAACACGGCCCTGCCCTTAGGCTATTTGTCCTGACCTTGCGGGCTGCGCGCCCCTACAACCCGCCAAGCCCAACTTTACCGGGCCGGTGTCTGTACCTGCCTGTTGCAGCTCCGTACAATAGAGCCCATTATTTTTGAGGCTGCGGCCTCTCCATGAATCACTCCTGACGGAACCTAAAATGCGAGCAAGCCGTTATCTGATTGCCACCCAGAAAGAAACACCTGCCGACGCCGAGATCATCAGCCACCAGCTGATGCTGCGTGCCGGTCTGATCCGCAAACTGGCCGCCGGCCTATACACATGGCTGCCCATGGGCCTGCGCACCCTACGCAAAGTTGAGCGTATTGTGCGTGAGGAAATGGACCGCAGCGGCGCGCAAGAATTGCTGATGCCGGCGGTGCAGCCGGCAGAACTGTGGCGGGAATCCGGCCGTTGGGACGAATACGGCGGCGAACTGCTGCGCATGAACGATCGCCACGGCCGCGAGTTTTGCTTTGGCCCTACCCACGAAGAAGTGATTACCGACCTGATCCGCAACGAGCTGAAAAGCTATAAGCAGCTGCCGGCCAACTTCTTTCAAATTCAAACAAAATTCCGTGACGAGCGCCGCCCCCGTTTTGGCGTGATGCGCGCACGGGAGTTCATCATGAAAGACGCCTATTCATTTCACATCAGCGCCGAATCCCTGGACGAAACTTACCAGCTGATGCACCGCACCTACTGCGCCATATTTGATCGCCTGGGCCTGGATTACCGCCCCGTGCAGGCTGATTCTGGCGCCATTGGCGGCAGTGGCTCCCAGGAATTTCACGTGCTGGCTTCCTCTGGTGAAGACGCCATAGTGTTCAGCACCGACAGCGACTACGCGGCGAATATAGAAAAAGCCGAAGCGGTCGCACCCGCCGGCGAGCGCCCCGCGCCCTCCCAGGTGATGACCGAAGTGGCGACGCCGGGCCAACGCACCATTGCCGACATTGTCGGGTTTCTGAAAAGTGACGCCACGCATACCGTGAAAACTCTGCTGGTGAAAGCCGAAGCTGAAGCCGGTGCCGAAGAAGGCAGTGACCCGGGATTGGTGGCGCTGATTCTGCGCGGCGACCACACCCTGAATGAGATCAAGGCGGAAAATCTGGCCGGCGTGGCCGACCCGTTGACCATGGCCACGGACGAGGAAATCTTGCGCGCCACCGGTTGCGAACCTGGCTCGATCGGGCCGGTGAATCTGTCGGTGTCGGTGATTGTCGACCGCAGCGCAGCGCACCTGGCAGACTTTGTCTGCGGCGCCAACAAGAATGACGTGCATCTGACCGGCGTAAACTGGCAGCGCGACCTGCCCCTGGGCCGGGTGGAAGACCTGCGCAACGTGGTGGAGGGTGATGCCAGCCCCTGTGGACAGGGTACCCTGGAAATTCGCCGCGGTATTGAAGTGGGCCATATTTTCAAACTGGGCAACAAATACAGCAAAGCGCTGAACGCCACGGTGCTGGATGAAAATGGCAAAACCGCCACTATGGACATGGGCTGCTACGGCATTGGCGTGTCGCGGATTGTGGCGGCGTCCATCGAGCAAAATCACGATGACCGCGGCATTATATGGCCCGACGCGATTGCGCCTTTCCGGGTTGCCGTGGTGCTTCTGAACGGCCATAAGTCGCCAACCGTGGCCGAAGCCGGTGAAAAGCTCTACCAACAGCTGCAAGAAGCCGGTTACGACGTGCTGCTAGACGACCGCAACGAGCGGCCGGGAGTAAAGTTTGCGGATATGGAGCTGACGGGTATTCCCCATCGCTTTGTGGTATCCGACCGCGGATTGGAAGCCGGCACTCTGGAATACAAGGGCCGCCGCGATGCCGACAAACAGGATGTTGCCCTGGCGGATGCGATTCCTTTTCTGAAGAGTGTTTCGCCGCTGTAACATTTTAAACAGCAACAGAAGCGCTTCATGAAAAACCCTGGTCGCCGAAACGCACCAGGGTTTTTTATTCGTGACCGATCGGTTTGGCTAATGAATGGCCGGCTGTGTAAGAGGCTCCTGTTCCAGCTCAACGCCAAAGCGCGCCTGAACCGACTCACGTATTTCCTGGGCCAGCGCCAGCAACTGTTCACCGCTGCCGTCGCCGTGGTTGATTAACACCAGGGCCTGGCGATTGTGCACACCTACCCACTTGTTGCGGTAGCCTTTCCAACCGCACTGTTCAATCAGCCAGCCCGCCGCCAGTTTCACGCCCTGATCGTGTGGCAGTGGGTAGGCAACCAGATCTGAAAAACGGCTTTGCAACTGCTCAAACACCTCTTGGCTGACCACCGGGTTTTTAAAAAAACTGCCGGCGTTTGGCAGGCGCTGCGGGTCTGGCAGTTTGCGGCGGCGAACGGCCATCACCGCTTCGGCCACGTCTTCAGCGTTTAATTTTGCCACGGGCGTGTCGCCAAAGTACGCCGCAAGCTCGCCGTAACCTAACTGGAAAGGCCGGCTGCGGGACAGGCGCAGATGCACGTCCAGAATAAGATACCGTTCGGGCTGCTGTTTAAACAAGCTGTCACGGTAGGCGAAATTGCACGCTTCTGCGCTTAGGGTGATTTGCTTGCCAGTGCTACGATCCAGAACAGTGGCACACACCAACGTGTCTGCCAACTCTACACCGTAAGCGCCGATATTCTGTACCGGTGCAGCACCACAGGTGCCGGGAATCAGCGCCAGATTTTCGATACCACGATAACCGCTGCGGGCGGCGTACAAAACCGCATCATGCCAGTTTTCACCGGCACCCAGCACCAGCGTGGCCGCCTCAATACTGATATCACGCCAGTGCCGTCCGGCCAAGGCCATGTGCACAACCAGGCCATCAATGTCGGTGCGGAACACCAGGTTACTGCCACCCCCGACAATCAGCACCGGCAGATTTTTTTCATCAGCCCAGGCCAGGGTGGCGCCAACCTGTTCACGATGGGTTATGCGGGCGAAATAACGGGCACTGGCCGCAATGGCCAGGGTGTTATAGGGCGTTAAATCTACCCTTTCCCGTATTTCTGGCAGGGTTTTCACCCCAGCTTTCCGCGGATGTCATTCAGCAAACCTTCACCAGCTTGATGAATCAGTTCCAGCACGTGCTGAAAACCATCGTCTGCACCGAAGTACGGATCTGGCACTTCCTGGTCATCAAAATCGGCAAAGTCCAGAAACAGCTGTGGCACGGTGCCGCCGTTCTGGTGCCAGATTTCTTTCACGTCTGCCAGATTCTGGCGGTCCATCACCAACACATAGTCAAAACGGTCCAGGTCTTCAGCCTCGAACTGACGCGCCCTCAGGCCGCTGATATCGATACCGATTCGCCCGGCCGCGGTCACCGCGCGCTCATCCGGACCTTTGCCAATGTGCCAGTCACCGGTACCGCAGGAATCAATACGTACCTGCTGTTCAAGACCGGCAGACGCTACCTGTTTACGAAACACGCCTTCGGCGGTGGGTGAGCGGCAAATGTTACCCAGACACACAAATAAAACGCTGACAGAGGCTGCCATTAGTTTGTCTCCTGCTTGTTCAAAAAAGCCCTTACTCGTTGCAGATCTGCTTCGGTATCTACCCCGGCTGGCGGACTGACGGCGGCCAGATCCACATGAATGCGAGCGCCGTGATAAAGCGCGCGCAATTGTTCCAGCGCTTCCACCTGTTCGGCAGGCGCCGGTGACCAGCGCACAAAATCCGCCAATACGCCGGCGCGATAGCCATAAATGCCGATATGGCGAAAATAACCGACATTGTCTGGCAAATCACGATTTGCGGCGACATCTGCAGCGCCGGCCCAGCCATCGCGATACCAGGGTATGGGCGCGCGGCTGAAATAATGTGCCATCCCCTGCTGGTCGAAAACCACTTTCACCACGTTGGGGTTAAACACCGATTCGGTATCATGCAGGCGCTCGCACAGAGTGGCAATGGCCGCTTCGGGGTGCAAGTCCAGATTGTCGGCGACCTGATTAATCAACACGCTGGGAATCAGTGGCTCGTCCCCTTGTACGTTAATCACCCGGTGGTCTTCGTCGAGATTCAAGGCCTGCGCCACTTCAGCAAGACGGTCGGTGCCGCTGACATGGGCAATCGAGGTCATGACAACTTCAGCACCAAAGCGCACACAGGCTTGCTGTACCCGTGGGTCGTCGGTGGCAATCACCACGCGCCCGGCGCGGCTTTCCTGCGCCCGCTGCCACACGTGCTGAATCATTGGCTGGCCGCCAATGTCTGCCAAGGGTTTGCCCGGCAAGCGGCTTGAGCCGAAGCGCGCGGGAATCACAACGGTAAAGGGCGTGGTAAAGGACATGAATAGCGCCTCGCTCAGCTTTTGTGCAGGCGTTCGTCGGTGCTCAGGGTGCGGGCTTCGGTAGCCAGCATCACCGGAATACCTTCGCGCAAGGGAAACGCCATGGCGTCCAGGTAGCACAGCAGTTCGGTTTTTTCCTCGTTGAGCTTGAGCTCGCCTTTACACACCGGGCAGGCCAGCAGCGCCAGCAGTTTTTTATCCATGATGGTGGTCTCGTTCTGTTGCAACGGAAGCAGCCGCCAGCGGGCTGCTTTTAATCGGGTGTTGCTGGCGCCAACGGGCCAGCTGGCTTAGCAGCCGGCGGCCAAATTCGGCGGGCAGCTGGGCTTCAATCATCAGAGCGTAAGCGTTATCCGGTGCAAAATCCTGGCATTTCACCGCGTCTTTGGCGGTCATCACCAGCCATTCCCCGGCGTCGGTTTTCAGGTCGCTCGGCTTGAAGCGGTGGTGGTCGGCAAAAGCCCGCGGCCTTACCTGTGCGCCCAAGGCACTGAGGGTAGCAAAAAAACGCGCCGGATTTCCGATACCCGCCACCGCCAGCAGGTTTTGCCCCACCAGCTTTGCCAGCGGTACCTGCGCTCCGCTAGCCAGGTGCAGAAGGTACATAGGGTTCAGATTCATGGTGTAAATGGCACTGTGTTGCACGCCGGAAAATTGGCTATGGCGGCGAGCGCCTGCTCCGGTAGAGCCGTTAAGGATAATATAATCCACCGAGTTCAGCCGTTCTGCTGGCTCGCGCATTGGCCCCACCGGAATGCTGGCGCCGTTGCCCAAGCCGCGGCTGGCGTCGAATACGGCCAGTTCTATGTCACGGGGCAGAGCGTAATGCTGCAGGCCATCGTCGCACACCAGAACATCGCCTAATCTTTGATCAATGGCGTAGTGCGCCGCACGCAGCCGTTGCGGATCTACCACCACCGGGCAGCCAGTGGCCCGTGCCAGCATGACCGGTTCGTCACCGGCGATGCGGGCGTTGCTATCGGCATTCACAAAAAGCGGGTATTGCCCGGACTTGCCACCGTAACCGCGGCTAAGAATCACCGGGTGCCAGCCGGCGTTGCGCAGTTGCGTCACCAGCCAGGCCGTCAGCGGCGATTTGCCGGTGCCACCGGCGGTGATATTGCCCACCACCACCACCGGAGCCGTTAGCGCCGGTGCCCGGTTTTTTAACGCTTTGCGCCGGCGCGATGCGGCAATGCGGCGGTACAGCCAAGCCAATGGCGCCAGAAATCCCAGCGGGCGATTCCGGCTATACCACAGCCGATCTACCAGGGAACTCATAACCGCTTACCGCTGATCATGCGTGCTCACTGAACTGCATCTGATGCAGTTGGGCATAGGCGCCGCCCTGGTCCAGCAACTCCTGGTGGCGGCCGGATTCCACTATTCGGCCATTATCCATCACCAATATGCGATCGGCGTTTTCAATGGTCGACAGGCGGTGCGCAATCACCAGGGTGGTGCGGCCTTTCATCACCGTTTCCATGGCATTTTGGATGTAGCGCTCAGATTCGGTATCCAGCGCCGATGTGGCTTCGTCCAGAATCAGAATAGGTGCGTCTTTCAGTAGCGCGCGGGCAATGGCCAGGCGCTGGCGCTGGCCGCCGGACAGCATAACGCCGTTGTCGCCAATCATGGTCTCCAGACCTTCGGGCATGCGGTCGATGAATTCCAGAGCGTGGGCTTTGCCGGCGGCCTCACGGATGGCCTCGGGGCTGCAATCGCGCAATGCACCGTAGGCAATATTCGCGGCAATCGTATCGTTAAACAGCACCACGCTCTGGGTAACCAACGCTATCTGGGCTCGCAAAGCCTGCAGCGTAAAGTCTTCCAGCAAATGGCCATCAATGCGGATTTCGCCGTGGGTGTAATCGTAAAACCGCGGCAGCAGGCTCACTAGCGTGGATTTGCCACTGCCACTGCGGCCAACCAAAGCAACGCTCTGCCCCGCAGGCACCGTCAGCGAAATATCGTTTAATACCTTATCGAGCTGGTCGCGATAGCTGAAGCCCACGTCACGAAATTCGATGTCGCCTGTAACCCGTTGCGGAGCAAAGTCGCCGAAATCCGGCTCCGGGCGTTCGTCCAGGGTTTCAAACACATCGTAGGCTGCCGCCAGGCCCTTCTGGATTTTTGAGTGCACGGAGGTTACCTGGCGAATGGGCTTGGCCATAGTTGTTGCCGCAGTAATAAACGCGACGAGTTGACCTGTGCTCATTTCGCCGCGAATAGTGGGCGACAACATGGTCCATACCAGCGCAGCGATCGCAATGGCCACCAGAACCTGAATCACCGGCACGCTGATGGCCTGGGTAGATGACATTTTCAGGCTTTGCTTCAGGTTGCCTTCACTGACCTTCTGAAAACGCTTGCGTTCGAAGTCTTCTCCGCCAAAGGTGCGCACCACCCGATAACCGCTGATGGACTCCGACGCAACGTGGGTAATGTCGCCCATGGAGGCCTGAATACGCTTGCTGATTTTACGAAAGCGCTTGCTGGCGTAACTGACCACCAATCCGATCAACGGCCCGACTGCCAGAAATACCAGCGTAAGTTTCCAGTTGGTGTACAGCATGTAGCCCAGCAGCCCGACGATGGTCAGGCCTTCGCGAAAGGTAATGGTGATAGCGTCGGTAGCGGCTTCAGCCACTTGCTCTACGTTGAATGTCAGCTTCGACACCAGGCGGCCGGCCGCGTTGTCGTCAAAGTAGCGCGACGGCAAGGTTAGCAGGCGGTCAAATACATCGGTGCGCAGGGCATTGATGACGTTACGACCCACGTAGGCGATGAAATATTGGCTCATGAAGGTGCCCAGGCCACGAAACGCAAACACCCCGACAATCAGCAGGGTTAAAATCAGCCGATTCTGCTCGGTCGGATTTTCAATGGCCTTGATGACGTATTCCATGGCCGCCGCCATGCCGGTCGACGCCGCGGCATAGATAACGTTGCCGATTATCGCCAGGGTAAACGCTACCCAGAAGGGTTTCACATAGCGTAAAAGGCGCTTATAGGTGTGCCAACTGCCCTCTGACATCTTACCCGGGTTTTCTGGCTCTGCGTCTGGATTTGGGCCTAGAGAGCTCTTTGGGATTGTCGGGCCTGGGGAACTTGCTGCACTCACTGGGATTGGGCCTCACGTTCGGTGGTAATGCTGAGTTTGGCGTAACCCAGGCGACCGGCCGCATCCATCGCTCGCACCACAAACTCGTGGGGAGTTCGGGCATCGGCGGTAATAATGAACGGCAAGGATGTGTCTGCGTCGACCAGTTCCCGAATGCCCCGCTCCAGGGTTTCGCGGCGATTGTTGACCAGCGGTTTGTCGTTCAGCAGGTACTGGCCATCGGCGCTGATCACCACATCAATCTGTTCGGCTTCTGTTGGCGCTGCCGGATTACCGCTGGCTTGCGGCAATTC
This window encodes:
- a CDS encoding Lrp/AsnC family transcriptional regulator, with amino-acid sequence MLNKSETLIVLDKTDRKILDHLQKDGSLTNQQLADKVGLSPSPCLRRVRALEQCGVIVRTATILNHKKLGLALTAIILIGMDRHTPERFAAFEGAISAYPEVLECYLITGHDADYMLKVVVPDMDHYHHFLLNQITRIAGVSGVHSSFVLRRVLDNTALPLGYLS
- a CDS encoding proline--tRNA ligase → MRASRYLIATQKETPADAEIISHQLMLRAGLIRKLAAGLYTWLPMGLRTLRKVERIVREEMDRSGAQELLMPAVQPAELWRESGRWDEYGGELLRMNDRHGREFCFGPTHEEVITDLIRNELKSYKQLPANFFQIQTKFRDERRPRFGVMRAREFIMKDAYSFHISAESLDETYQLMHRTYCAIFDRLGLDYRPVQADSGAIGGSGSQEFHVLASSGEDAIVFSTDSDYAANIEKAEAVAPAGERPAPSQVMTEVATPGQRTIADIVGFLKSDATHTVKTLLVKAEAEAGAEEGSDPGLVALILRGDHTLNEIKAENLAGVADPLTMATDEEILRATGCEPGSIGPVNLSVSVIVDRSAAHLADFVCGANKNDVHLTGVNWQRDLPLGRVEDLRNVVEGDASPCGQGTLEIRRGIEVGHIFKLGNKYSKALNATVLDENGKTATMDMGCYGIGVSRIVAASIEQNHDDRGIIWPDAIAPFRVAVVLLNGHKSPTVAEAGEKLYQQLQEAGYDVLLDDRNERPGVKFADMELTGIPHRFVVSDRGLEAGTLEYKGRRDADKQDVALADAIPFLKSVSPL
- the murB gene encoding UDP-N-acetylmuramate dehydrogenase, encoding MKTLPEIRERVDLTPYNTLAIAASARYFARITHREQVGATLAWADEKNLPVLIVGGGSNLVFRTDIDGLVVHMALAGRHWRDISIEAATLVLGAGENWHDAVLYAARSGYRGIENLALIPGTCGAAPVQNIGAYGVELADTLVCATVLDRSTGKQITLSAEACNFAYRDSLFKQQPERYLILDVHLRLSRSRPFQLGYGELAAYFGDTPVAKLNAEDVAEAVMAVRRRKLPDPQRLPNAGSFFKNPVVSQEVFEQLQSRFSDLVAYPLPHDQGVKLAAGWLIEQCGWKGYRNKWVGVHNRQALVLINHGDGSGEQLLALAQEIRESVQARFGVELEQEPLTQPAIH
- a CDS encoding low molecular weight protein-tyrosine-phosphatase, with translation MAASVSVLFVCLGNICRSPTAEGVFRKQVASAGLEQQVRIDSCGTGDWHIGKGPDERAVTAAGRIGIDISGLRARQFEAEDLDRFDYVLVMDRQNLADVKEIWHQNGGTVPQLFLDFADFDDQEVPDPYFGADDGFQHVLELIHQAGEGLLNDIRGKLG
- the kdsB gene encoding 3-deoxy-manno-octulosonate cytidylyltransferase gives rise to the protein MSFTTPFTVVIPARFGSSRLPGKPLADIGGQPMIQHVWQRAQESRAGRVVIATDDPRVQQACVRFGAEVVMTSIAHVSGTDRLAEVAQALNLDEDHRVINVQGDEPLIPSVLINQVADNLDLHPEAAIATLCERLHDTESVFNPNVVKVVFDQQGMAHYFSRAPIPWYRDGWAGAADVAANRDLPDNVGYFRHIGIYGYRAGVLADFVRWSPAPAEQVEALEQLRALYHGARIHVDLAAVSPPAGVDTEADLQRVRAFLNKQETN
- a CDS encoding Trm112 family protein is translated as MDKKLLALLACPVCKGELKLNEEKTELLCYLDAMAFPLREGIPVMLATEARTLSTDERLHKS
- the lpxK gene encoding tetraacyldisaccharide 4'-kinase, which gives rise to MSSLVDRLWYSRNRPLGFLAPLAWLYRRIAASRRRKALKNRAPALTAPVVVVGNITAGGTGKSPLTAWLVTQLRNAGWHPVILSRGYGGKSGQYPLFVNADSNARIAGDEPVMLARATGCPVVVDPQRLRAAHYAIDQRLGDVLVCDDGLQHYALPRDIELAVFDASRGLGNGASIPVGPMREPAERLNSVDYIILNGSTGAGARRHSQFSGVQHSAIYTMNLNPMYLLHLASGAQVPLAKLVGQNLLAVAGIGNPARFFATLSALGAQVRPRAFADHHRFKPSDLKTDAGEWLVMTAKDAVKCQDFAPDNAYALMIEAQLPAEFGRRLLSQLARWRQQHPIKSSPLAAASVATERDHHHG
- the msbA gene encoding lipid A export permease/ATP-binding protein MsbA, whose product is MSEGSWHTYKRLLRYVKPFWVAFTLAIIGNVIYAAASTGMAAAMEYVIKAIENPTEQNRLILTLLIVGVFAFRGLGTFMSQYFIAYVGRNVINALRTDVFDRLLTLPSRYFDDNAAGRLVSKLTFNVEQVAEAATDAITITFREGLTIVGLLGYMLYTNWKLTLVFLAVGPLIGLVVSYASKRFRKISKRIQASMGDITHVASESISGYRVVRTFGGEDFERKRFQKVSEGNLKQSLKMSSTQAISVPVIQVLVAIAIAALVWTMLSPTIRGEMSTGQLVAFITAATTMAKPIRQVTSVHSKIQKGLAAAYDVFETLDERPEPDFGDFAPQRVTGDIEFRDVGFSYRDQLDKVLNDISLTVPAGQSVALVGRSGSGKSTLVSLLPRFYDYTHGEIRIDGHLLEDFTLQALRAQIALVTQSVVLFNDTIAANIAYGALRDCSPEAIREAAGKAHALEFIDRMPEGLETMIGDNGVMLSGGQRQRLAIARALLKDAPILILDEATSALDTESERYIQNAMETVMKGRTTLVIAHRLSTIENADRILVMDNGRIVESGRHQELLDQGGAYAQLHQMQFSEHA
- a CDS encoding ExbD/TolR family protein, which produces MKFKRQRSQQIGMDLTPLIDVVFLLLIFFMVSTTFTRESHLQVELPQASGNPAAPTEAEQIDVVISADGQYLLNDKPLVNNRRETLERGIRELVDADTSLPFIITADARTPHEFVVRAMDAAGRLGYAKLSITTEREAQSQ